From the genome of Bombus huntii isolate Logan2020A chromosome 14, iyBomHunt1.1, whole genome shotgun sequence, one region includes:
- the LOC126873264 gene encoding arginine-glutamic acid dipeptide repeats protein isoform X4: MSAGTQGEIRVGPSHQELVSCQARLPEYRPGIPPGELLPDPEFSKEREELRWIPAMALDGDLLMYLRAARSMAAFAGMCDGGSPDDGCVAASRDDTTINALDILHDSGYDPGRALQALVKCPVPKGIDKKWSEEETKRFVKGLRQFGKNFSRIRKDLLPHKDTPELVEFYYLWKKTPGANNNRPHRRRRQGSLRRIRNTRNSRAGTPKEEVPTPPKDTPPANVNQKEPVSEPETVPVGTPASNNPGGEISSVTEDDNSEEDSDSRDTNTNGATHSCQHCFSTNSKDYQVAGKDRLLLCTECRTHLKKTGELPPAPPYLFRPVPAESPDSPGRMRTRNKAKETPRPARPRRTGGTDTPDQEKQQQQQQTPDKNKKKSSKPETPKKGQKRPQTDEVDEDKESQKRKRPGERPESPSESLTTDSNSLMDEPEREGEGDTNENQPTPVTVPTEEPVSPAITTPEEPSEPTPVSTPVPTPIQTLPISVPVIHTLEKKPLLEESVETKDQIEDVPLAMNQPLKLEPMPIEPAMSPSNEDMKEPEQQLNLTTSQSLNMNDMSQNMPRNLSQSMQNSGICASTGSQGMQNSQIMSPTHQGLPLNMQYTPNVPPVQNVPQNLSQSMQMPPNIPQNMSNAQNMGPTQNLRAHGENLSSTQNMPQSIPGPPLNLNISQSIPTNMTQMPQMPSSPQPLGLTVMSSENRMSERISDDRLPPERIRDSRIPDRIPERIPERPENNEPERNESNNLFQPIQSSGMLSMEKPSPMYNLAGTPPMEPQNLKIKQEIIPPEPDPLQSLKEVKVPGFQSGFPGPSLENIKKDPDSSSKPPTPSKHSIPSSQPVPQIQSVAASPTPTLPPPPTSIPQPVMHPAQQPSPHMAHPFHPHHPLMHHSLFTAMHPYHPHAYPGYAPVGAYPSFPPYPYGVPHAIPPPSPQRSQESTTMMTAHHSSTSSSVTTREEGENLIATHHHSSTMHQATALHHDKLLTISSHSSHSHSSSHSSHNTQRKPSLVPTTCLTSSSSAHHHHRPPQSQPPVAPEPKIEPDLVEQEQEEPPSPRGPSPEPRIEDSECHRSQSAIFLRHWNRGENNSCTRTDLMFKPVPDSKLARKREERSRKQAEREREERDRAAAQQARKMTTPEKQPETCKPPSRGPLEPVVSPYDRYAARPGSYADTPALRQLSEYARPHAAFSPARHPAPPDPMLHYMYSPAARERLELEHLEREKREREIRELRERELNDRLKEELLKGTPRPMPAPVDPHWLEIHRRYAAAGLAPGPSGPPQALHQFSLYGAPPGPSQLERERLERLAAAGANYPRPGLMPRDPALALHPAELLGRPYADMAAHHEQLQRHLMMERDRFPPHASLVAHHEEYLRQQRERELKVRALEEAARGSRP, from the exons ATGTCTGCCGGCACCCAGGGCGAGATTCGGGTTGGCCCTTCGCACCAG GAATTGGTTTCTTGTCAGGCCCGTTTGCCTGAGTATCGGCCGGGTATACCTCCTGGAGAGCTGCTTCCTGATCCAGAGTTTTCTAAAGAACGAGAGGAGCTAAGATGGATTCCAGCTATGGCATTGGACGGGGATCTTCTGATGTACTTAAGGGCAGCTCGATCTATGGCTGCGTTTGCTGGTATGTGTGATGGAGGATCCCCGGATGACGGTTGTGTGGCTGCTTCCCGTGACGACACGACTATCAATGCTCTGGATATCTTGCATGACTCTGGCTATGATCCAGGAAGAGCATTGCAAGCTTTGGTTAAATGTCCTGTACCTAAAGGCATCGATAAAAAGTGGTCTGAGGAGGAAACT AAACGCTTCGTCAAAGGACTTCGGcaatttggaaaaaatttctcAAGAATCAGAAAGGATCTCTTACCTCATAAAGACACG CCGGAATTGGTTGAATTCTACTATTTATGGAAGAAAACACCTGGAGCGAATAATAACCGACCTCATCGAAGAAGACGACAGGGTTCGCTTAGGAGAATTCGTAACACGCGAAACTCGCGTGCTGGCACTCCCAAAGAAGAGGTGCCAACTCCACCCAAAGATACTCCACCAGCTAACGTCAATCAGAAGGAGCCTGTCTCAGAACCGGAAACTGTACCTGTTGGGACACCTGCGAGCAATAATCCTGGTGGGGAAATTAGTTCCGTAACAGAAGACGATAACTCGGAAGAGGATAGTGATTCCAGAGACACAAACACTAACGGAGCAACGCATTCGTGTCAACATTGTTTTTCGACTAATTCGAAGGATTATCAGGTAGCTGGCAAGGACAGGTTATTGCTTTGTACGGAATGCAGGACACATTTGAAGAAGACCGGAGAACTACCGCCTGCGCCACCATATCTGTTCCGCCCTGTGCCTGCGGAATCACCAGATAGCCCAGGGAGAATGCGTACAAGAAACAAGGCTAAGGAAACGCCTAGACCTGCAAGACCACGACGTACAGGAGGAACGGATACTCCTGATCAGGAAaagcagcagcaacagcaacagacGCCAGAcaagaataagaaaaaatcTAGTAAGCCAGAGACGCCGAAGAAAGGTCAAAAACGACCTCAGACGGATGAAGTGGATGAGGACAAGGAGTCTCAGAAGCGAAAACGTCCTGGTGAACGTCCTGAGAGTCCCTCGGAGTCTCTCACGACCGATAGCAACTCTCTCATGGATGAACCTGAAAGGGAAGGAGAAGGTGATACGAATGAAAATCAACCTACTCCTGTTACAGTGCCAACTGAAGAGCCTGTTAGTCCAGCAATAACCACACCGGAAGAGCCTTCTGAACCAACTCCAGTTTCTACCCCCGTACCAACGCCTATACAGACTTTACCAATTTCTGTTCCTGTTATCCACACTTTGGAAAAGAAACCGTTATTGGAAGAATCAGTAGAAACGAAGGATCAAATAGAAGATGTTCCTTTAGCTATGAATCAGCCATTAAAGTTGGAACCTATGCCAATAGAACCAGCCATGTCACCATCTAACGAAGATATGAAGGAGCCCGAACAGCAGCTGAATTTGACCACGTCGCAGTCGTTAAATATGAACGATATGAGTCAAAATATGCCACGTAATTTGTCACAGTCGATGCAGAACAGTGGTATTTGTGCTTCGACTGGTTCGCAGGGCATGCAGAACTCGCAGATCATGTCTCCAACGCACCAAGGACTGCCACTTAATATGCAGTACACACCCAATGTTCCTCCTGTTCAGAATGTGCCGCAAAACTTATCACAGAGTATGCAGATGCCGCCGAACATACCGCAGAATATGTCAAATGCGCAAAACATGGGACCAACGCAAAACCTTCGAGCACACGGTGAGAACCTGTCAAGTACGCAAAATATGCCTCAAAGCATACCGGGACCACCATTGAACCTCAATATCTCGCAAAGCATACCAACGAACATGACGCAGATGCCTCAGATGCCGAGTTCACCACAACCACTTGGCTTAACCGTCATGTCTTCTGAAAACAGAATGTCCGAAAGAATTTCCGACGACAGACTACCTCCGGAACGGATTAGAGATAGTAGGATACCTGATAGAATACCAGAGAGGATACCAGAAAGACCAGAAAATAACGAGCCTGAGAGGAACGAATCAAATAATCTGTTCCAACCCATTCAGTCAAGTGGAATGTTATCCATGGAGAAACCGTCGCCGATGTACAATTTAGCTGGAACGCCACCAATGGAGCCTCAAAATTTGAAGATCAAGCAAGAGATTATTCCTCCTGAGCCAGATCCGCTTCAAAGTTTAAAGGAAGTTAAAGTTCCTGGTTTTCAGTCTGGTTTTCCTGGTCCGAGTTTggagaatattaaaaaagatcCAGATAGTTCCAGCAAACCACCAACACCTAGCAAGCACTCCATACCAAGCAGTCAGCCTGTTCCTCAAATACAATCTGTGGCAGCTTCCCCAACGCCGACTCTTCCACCACCACCTACGTCTATTCCACAGCCTGTGATGCATCCAGCCCAGCAACCAAGTCCTCATATGGCTCATCCATTCCATCCACACCATCCCTTGATGCATCACTCATTATTTACCGCCATGCATCCGTATCATCCTCATGCTTACCCAGGTTATGCTCCAGTTGGTGCTTATCCCTCGTTTCCACCATATCCTTACGGTGTTCCCCATGCAATCCCTCCTCCATCCCCACAAAGGAGTCAAGAAAGTACAACTATGATGACGGCACATCATTCAAGCACGAGTTCCAGTGTGACAACGAGAGAAGAAGGAGAGAATCTCATCGCGACGCATCATCACTCTTCTACAATGCATCAAGCCACGGCTCTGCATCACGACAAACTGTTGACCATCTCCTCTCACAGTTCTCATAGTCACTCTTCGTCCCATAGCTCACATAATACTCAACGTAAACCATCGCTAGTTCCAACCACATGTCTGACATCCAGTAGCTCAGCGCATCATCACCATAGACCACCGCAATCTCAGCCTCCAGTCGCTCCTGAACCTAAAATAGAACCTGACCTCGTAGaacaagaacaagaagaaCCCCCAAGCCCACGAGGCCCATCTCCAGAGCCTCGAATTGAAGATTCTGAATGTCACAGATCACAATCCGCCATATTTCTACGACATTGGAACCGAGGCGAGAACAACTCTTGCACTAGAACAGATCTAATGTTCAAACCTGTCCCAGATTCAAAGTTagcaagaaagagagaggaaagatCACGGAAGCAAGCtgagagggaaagagaagaaCGTGATAGAGCTGCGGCGCAACAAGCTAGGAAAATGACCACGCCTGAGAAGCAGCCAGAAACATGTAAGCCGCCTAGTCGTGGGCCTCTTGAGCCTGTTGTGTCTCCGTATGACAGATATGCTGCAAGACCGGGATCCTACGCTGATACTCCTGCTTTGAGACAGTTGTCCGAATACGCTCGACCACATGCTGCATTTTCACCTGCTAGACATCCTGCGCCACCAGATCCGATGTTACATTACATGTATAGTCCTGCTGCTCGAGAACGCTTAGAACTAGAACATTTAGAACGTGAGAAGAGAGAACGAGAAATAAGAGAATTACGCGAACGAGAATTAAACGATCGATTAAAAGAGGAGCTTCTGAAGGGAACGCCTAGACCTATGCCAGCGCCAGTGGATCCACATTGGTTGGAAATTCATCGACGTTACGCGGCCGCTGGACTCGCTCCTGGACCGTCAGGACCTCCTCAGGCTCTCCACCAATTCAGTCTTTATGGAGCACCGCCTGGGCCCAGTCAGTTGGAAAGAGAACGTTTAGAAAGACTAG CGGCAGCTGGTGCAAATTATCCTCGACCAGGCTTAATGCCCCGTGACCCAGCACTGGCTCTTCATCCCGCGGAACTTCTTGGAAGACCGTACGCGGATATGGCGGCGCATCACGAGCAATTACAACGTCATCTAATGATGGAACGCGATCGATTCCCTCCTCATGCATCGCTTGTTGCACACCACGAGGAATATCTAAG ACAACAGCGCGAGCGTGAGCTTAAAGTTCGCGCACTGGAAGAAGCTGCACGTGGATCACGCCCTTAA
- the LOC126873264 gene encoding arginine-glutamic acid dipeptide repeats protein isoform X1 codes for MSAGTQGEIRVGPSHQELVSCQARLPEYRPGIPPGELLPDPEFSKEREELRWIPAMALDGDLLMYLRAARSMAAFAGMCDGGSPDDGCVAASRDDTTINALDILHDSGYDPGRALQALVKCPVPKGIDKKWSEEETKRFVKGLRQFGKNFSRIRKDLLPHKDTPELVEFYYLWKKTPGANNNRPHRRRRQGSLRRIRNTRNSRAGTPKEEVPTPPKDTPPANVNQKEPVSEPETVPVGTPASNNPGGEISSVTEDDNSEEDSDSRDTNTNGATHSCQHCFSTNSKDYQVAGKDRLLLCTECRTHLKKTGELPPAPPYLFRPVPAESPDSPGRMRTRNKAKETPRPARPRRTGGTDTPDQEKQQQQQQTPDKNKKKSSKPETPKKGQKRPQTDEVDEDKESQKRKRPGERPESPSESLTTDSNSLMDEPEREGEGDTNENQPTPVTVPTEEPVSPAITTPEEPSEPTPVSTPVPTPIQTLPISVPVIHTLEKKPLLEESVETKDQIEDVPLAMNQPLKLEPMPIEPAMSPSNEDMKEPEQQLNLTTSQSLNMNDMSQNMPRNLSQSMQNSGICASTGSQGMQNSQIMSPTHQGLPLNMQYTPNVPPVQNVPQNLSQSMQMPPNIPQNMSNAQNMGPTQNLRAHGENLSSTQNMPQSIPGPPLNLNISQSIPTNMTQMPQMPSSPQPLGLTVMSSENRMSERISDDRLPPERIRDSRIPDRIPERIPERPENNEPERNESNNLFQPIQSSGMLSMEKPSPMYNLAGTPPMEPQNLKIKQEIIPPEPDPLQSLKEVKVPGFQSGFPGPSLENIKKDPDSSSKPPTPSKHSIPSSQPVPQIQSVAASPTPTLPPPPTSIPQPVMHPAQQPSPHMAHPFHPHHPLMHHSLFTAMHPYHPHAYPGYAPVGAYPSFPPYPYGVPHAIPPPSPQRSQESTTMMTAHHSSTSSSVTTREEGENLIATHHHSSTMHQATALHHDKLLTISSHSSHSHSSSHSSHNTQRKPSLVPTTCLTSSSSAHHHHRPPQSQPPVAPEPKIEPDLVEQEQEEPPSPRGPSPEPRIEDSECHRSQSAIFLRHWNRGENNSCTRTDLMFKPVPDSKLARKREERSRKQAEREREERDRAAAQQARKMTTPEKQPETCKPPSRGPLEPVVSPYDRYAARPGSYADTPALRQLSEYARPHAAFSPARHPAPPDPMLHYMYSPAARERLELEHLEREKREREIRELRERELNDRLKEELLKGTPRPMPAPVDPHWLEIHRRYAAAGLAPGPSGPPQALHQFSLYGAPPGPSQLERERLERLGIPTAAGGGPAGAGAGHPVAAHHHGQLDERLALAADPMVRLQMAGISPEYHAHTHAHTHAHTHLHLHPGQQQAQQQAQQQQEAAAAAAGFPLPAAAGANYPRPGLMPRDPALALHPAELLGRPYADMAAHHEQLQRHLMMERDRFPPHASLVAHHEEYLRQQRERELKVRALEEAARGSRP; via the exons ATGTCTGCCGGCACCCAGGGCGAGATTCGGGTTGGCCCTTCGCACCAG GAATTGGTTTCTTGTCAGGCCCGTTTGCCTGAGTATCGGCCGGGTATACCTCCTGGAGAGCTGCTTCCTGATCCAGAGTTTTCTAAAGAACGAGAGGAGCTAAGATGGATTCCAGCTATGGCATTGGACGGGGATCTTCTGATGTACTTAAGGGCAGCTCGATCTATGGCTGCGTTTGCTGGTATGTGTGATGGAGGATCCCCGGATGACGGTTGTGTGGCTGCTTCCCGTGACGACACGACTATCAATGCTCTGGATATCTTGCATGACTCTGGCTATGATCCAGGAAGAGCATTGCAAGCTTTGGTTAAATGTCCTGTACCTAAAGGCATCGATAAAAAGTGGTCTGAGGAGGAAACT AAACGCTTCGTCAAAGGACTTCGGcaatttggaaaaaatttctcAAGAATCAGAAAGGATCTCTTACCTCATAAAGACACG CCGGAATTGGTTGAATTCTACTATTTATGGAAGAAAACACCTGGAGCGAATAATAACCGACCTCATCGAAGAAGACGACAGGGTTCGCTTAGGAGAATTCGTAACACGCGAAACTCGCGTGCTGGCACTCCCAAAGAAGAGGTGCCAACTCCACCCAAAGATACTCCACCAGCTAACGTCAATCAGAAGGAGCCTGTCTCAGAACCGGAAACTGTACCTGTTGGGACACCTGCGAGCAATAATCCTGGTGGGGAAATTAGTTCCGTAACAGAAGACGATAACTCGGAAGAGGATAGTGATTCCAGAGACACAAACACTAACGGAGCAACGCATTCGTGTCAACATTGTTTTTCGACTAATTCGAAGGATTATCAGGTAGCTGGCAAGGACAGGTTATTGCTTTGTACGGAATGCAGGACACATTTGAAGAAGACCGGAGAACTACCGCCTGCGCCACCATATCTGTTCCGCCCTGTGCCTGCGGAATCACCAGATAGCCCAGGGAGAATGCGTACAAGAAACAAGGCTAAGGAAACGCCTAGACCTGCAAGACCACGACGTACAGGAGGAACGGATACTCCTGATCAGGAAaagcagcagcaacagcaacagacGCCAGAcaagaataagaaaaaatcTAGTAAGCCAGAGACGCCGAAGAAAGGTCAAAAACGACCTCAGACGGATGAAGTGGATGAGGACAAGGAGTCTCAGAAGCGAAAACGTCCTGGTGAACGTCCTGAGAGTCCCTCGGAGTCTCTCACGACCGATAGCAACTCTCTCATGGATGAACCTGAAAGGGAAGGAGAAGGTGATACGAATGAAAATCAACCTACTCCTGTTACAGTGCCAACTGAAGAGCCTGTTAGTCCAGCAATAACCACACCGGAAGAGCCTTCTGAACCAACTCCAGTTTCTACCCCCGTACCAACGCCTATACAGACTTTACCAATTTCTGTTCCTGTTATCCACACTTTGGAAAAGAAACCGTTATTGGAAGAATCAGTAGAAACGAAGGATCAAATAGAAGATGTTCCTTTAGCTATGAATCAGCCATTAAAGTTGGAACCTATGCCAATAGAACCAGCCATGTCACCATCTAACGAAGATATGAAGGAGCCCGAACAGCAGCTGAATTTGACCACGTCGCAGTCGTTAAATATGAACGATATGAGTCAAAATATGCCACGTAATTTGTCACAGTCGATGCAGAACAGTGGTATTTGTGCTTCGACTGGTTCGCAGGGCATGCAGAACTCGCAGATCATGTCTCCAACGCACCAAGGACTGCCACTTAATATGCAGTACACACCCAATGTTCCTCCTGTTCAGAATGTGCCGCAAAACTTATCACAGAGTATGCAGATGCCGCCGAACATACCGCAGAATATGTCAAATGCGCAAAACATGGGACCAACGCAAAACCTTCGAGCACACGGTGAGAACCTGTCAAGTACGCAAAATATGCCTCAAAGCATACCGGGACCACCATTGAACCTCAATATCTCGCAAAGCATACCAACGAACATGACGCAGATGCCTCAGATGCCGAGTTCACCACAACCACTTGGCTTAACCGTCATGTCTTCTGAAAACAGAATGTCCGAAAGAATTTCCGACGACAGACTACCTCCGGAACGGATTAGAGATAGTAGGATACCTGATAGAATACCAGAGAGGATACCAGAAAGACCAGAAAATAACGAGCCTGAGAGGAACGAATCAAATAATCTGTTCCAACCCATTCAGTCAAGTGGAATGTTATCCATGGAGAAACCGTCGCCGATGTACAATTTAGCTGGAACGCCACCAATGGAGCCTCAAAATTTGAAGATCAAGCAAGAGATTATTCCTCCTGAGCCAGATCCGCTTCAAAGTTTAAAGGAAGTTAAAGTTCCTGGTTTTCAGTCTGGTTTTCCTGGTCCGAGTTTggagaatattaaaaaagatcCAGATAGTTCCAGCAAACCACCAACACCTAGCAAGCACTCCATACCAAGCAGTCAGCCTGTTCCTCAAATACAATCTGTGGCAGCTTCCCCAACGCCGACTCTTCCACCACCACCTACGTCTATTCCACAGCCTGTGATGCATCCAGCCCAGCAACCAAGTCCTCATATGGCTCATCCATTCCATCCACACCATCCCTTGATGCATCACTCATTATTTACCGCCATGCATCCGTATCATCCTCATGCTTACCCAGGTTATGCTCCAGTTGGTGCTTATCCCTCGTTTCCACCATATCCTTACGGTGTTCCCCATGCAATCCCTCCTCCATCCCCACAAAGGAGTCAAGAAAGTACAACTATGATGACGGCACATCATTCAAGCACGAGTTCCAGTGTGACAACGAGAGAAGAAGGAGAGAATCTCATCGCGACGCATCATCACTCTTCTACAATGCATCAAGCCACGGCTCTGCATCACGACAAACTGTTGACCATCTCCTCTCACAGTTCTCATAGTCACTCTTCGTCCCATAGCTCACATAATACTCAACGTAAACCATCGCTAGTTCCAACCACATGTCTGACATCCAGTAGCTCAGCGCATCATCACCATAGACCACCGCAATCTCAGCCTCCAGTCGCTCCTGAACCTAAAATAGAACCTGACCTCGTAGaacaagaacaagaagaaCCCCCAAGCCCACGAGGCCCATCTCCAGAGCCTCGAATTGAAGATTCTGAATGTCACAGATCACAATCCGCCATATTTCTACGACATTGGAACCGAGGCGAGAACAACTCTTGCACTAGAACAGATCTAATGTTCAAACCTGTCCCAGATTCAAAGTTagcaagaaagagagaggaaagatCACGGAAGCAAGCtgagagggaaagagaagaaCGTGATAGAGCTGCGGCGCAACAAGCTAGGAAAATGACCACGCCTGAGAAGCAGCCAGAAACATGTAAGCCGCCTAGTCGTGGGCCTCTTGAGCCTGTTGTGTCTCCGTATGACAGATATGCTGCAAGACCGGGATCCTACGCTGATACTCCTGCTTTGAGACAGTTGTCCGAATACGCTCGACCACATGCTGCATTTTCACCTGCTAGACATCCTGCGCCACCAGATCCGATGTTACATTACATGTATAGTCCTGCTGCTCGAGAACGCTTAGAACTAGAACATTTAGAACGTGAGAAGAGAGAACGAGAAATAAGAGAATTACGCGAACGAGAATTAAACGATCGATTAAAAGAGGAGCTTCTGAAGGGAACGCCTAGACCTATGCCAGCGCCAGTGGATCCACATTGGTTGGAAATTCATCGACGTTACGCGGCCGCTGGACTCGCTCCTGGACCGTCAGGACCTCCTCAGGCTCTCCACCAATTCAGTCTTTATGGAGCACCGCCTGGGCCCAGTCAGTTGGAAAGAGAACGTTTAGAAAGACTAG GGATACCGACTGCAGCCGGCGGGGGGCCAGCGGGTGCAGGGGCTGGCCATCCCGTAGCGGCTCATCACCACGGCCAGCTGGACGAGCGACTGGCTCTAGCTGCTGACCCGATGGTCCGGTTGCAGATGGCTGGCATTTCGCCCGAGTATCATGCTCACACTCACGCGCATACGCATGCGCATACGCACTTACACTTACATCCGGGACAGCAGCAGGCCCAGCAACAGGCTCAGCAACAGCAGGAAGCGGCTGCGGCTGCAGCTGGATTCCCCCTGCCTG CGGCAGCTGGTGCAAATTATCCTCGACCAGGCTTAATGCCCCGTGACCCAGCACTGGCTCTTCATCCCGCGGAACTTCTTGGAAGACCGTACGCGGATATGGCGGCGCATCACGAGCAATTACAACGTCATCTAATGATGGAACGCGATCGATTCCCTCCTCATGCATCGCTTGTTGCACACCACGAGGAATATCTAAG ACAACAGCGCGAGCGTGAGCTTAAAGTTCGCGCACTGGAAGAAGCTGCACGTGGATCACGCCCTTAA